The following proteins are co-located in the Purpureocillium takamizusanense chromosome 10, complete sequence genome:
- a CDS encoding uncharacterized protein (EggNog:ENOG503PWMI), producing the protein MSSASAKAKAKLEEVLAAAKGDASTYPSNRVCVTRHPSAGPCDMTNTMSRRRSSTTSQGSASDGRVKTFLKSIVSPPAY; encoded by the exons ATGTCTTCGGCGTCTGCCAAAGCAAAGGCAAAGCTGGAGGAGgtcctcgcggccgccaagggcgacgCCTCAACCT ACCCTTCGAACCGCGTGTGCGTCACGCGCCACCCTTCGGCCGGACCGTGCGACATGACGAATACCatgtcgcgccgccgctcgagcACCACGAGCCAGGGCTCCGCCTCCGATGGCCGCGTCAAGACGTTTCTCAAGAGCATTgtctcgccgcctgcgtACTAA
- a CDS encoding uncharacterized protein (COG:S~EggNog:ENOG503P03V) translates to MYSKFWPLGGLPGILHHYTETLVTFEYTGAVAAALQPHSILFVGGLGDGLATTSYLADVVEALQPTEWSLFTLALTSSYQSWGLGHLDRDTDEIAQCVRYIKDYKTAKYGAGGGNVILMGHSSGSQCVLHYLSRPNPHAGKPPPFDADLEHVERPPVDGAIMQAPVSDREALQWVLETGFGDKSPADMRVLYDEMLAAAERAAASNSELDTILPLSLTSPIYGYNTPLSARRFLSLASPTSPRAPSEDDLFSSDLGPAQLRRTFGRIRGVGLLRNNLMVLISGADQSVPDWVDKEELLAKWKRATDSGADGSPEVIWDSEHSAVIPGASHALSDDDQEEPRMFLVRKVMGYLESLS, encoded by the exons ATGTACTCCAAGTTCTGGCCCCTGGGCGGCCTTCCCGGGATTCTGCATCACTAT ACGGAGACTCTGGTGACCTTTGAGTACAcaggcgccgtcgccgccgcgctgcagccTCACAGCatcctcttcgtcggcggcctcggagacGGCCTTGCCACGACGTCGtacctcgccgacgtcgtcgaggcgctgcagccgaCGGAATGGTCCCTCTTCACGCTGGCCCTCACCTCTTCGTACCAGTCGTGGGGCCTAGGCCATCTCGACCGGGACACGGATGAGATTGCGCAGTGCGTGCGCTACATCAAGGACTACAAGACGGCCAAGtacggcgctggcggcggcaacgtgATCCTCATGGGCCACTCGAGCGGCAGCCAGTGCGTGCTTCACTACCTCTCGCGGCCGAACCCGCACGCGGGCAAGCCGCCCCCCTTTGACGCGGAcctcgagcacgtcgagcggccgcccgtcgacggcgccatcatgcAGGCGCCCGTGTCGGACCGCGAGGCCCTCCAGTGGGTGCTGGAGACGGGGTTTGGCGACAAGTCGCCCGCGGACATGCGCGTGCTCTACGACGAgatgctggcggccgccgagcgagCCGCGGCATCGAACTCTGAGCTCGACACcatcttgcccttgtcgctGACGTCGCCCATCTACGGGTACAACACACCGCTGAGCGCACGACGGTTCCTGAGTCTCGCCAGTCCGACGAGCCCGCGGGCGCCCAGCGAGGACGACCTGTTCAGCTCCGACCTCGGTCccgcgcagctgcggcggACGTTTGGTAGGATCAGAGGCGTGGGCTTGCTCCGGAACAATCTCATGGTCCTAATATCGGGCGCGGACCAGTCCGTGCCTGACTGGGtggacaaggaggagctgctggcgaaGTGGAAGAGGGCGACGGATAGCGGCGCGGACGGGTCGCCGGAGGTTATTTGGGATTCGGAGCATAGTGCGGTCATCCCGGGGGCGTCGCACGCTCTGAGTGATGATGACCAGGAGGAGCCGCGGATGTTTCTTGTGAGAAAGGTGATGGGGTACTTGGAGTCGTTGTCATAG
- a CDS encoding uncharacterized protein (COG:S~TransMembrane:7 (o6-28i40-58o64-84i96-118o130-150i162-182o194-215i)~EggNog:ENOG503P20G) yields the protein MDVPVAANTLGILGAVCWSVQLIPQIVVNARRHHATGLQPSMMMLWAWAGVPLGAYNISEGFNVALRVQPQILTALSLVTWVQCRHYQRNWTVPRSLLAAAPIAALMAGTQAGLILMLRALRPLGVTWPTTLMAVLSAVLLAAGVLRHYWDIYTHRTVRGVSFLFVAIDAAGDVFSLASVFFQGPPPVDALGVAIYATEFVLWLGVLAAGAWFNLRPWVRARGGLCSSWWWWVKKSRSERRRGEGEDDADDDGGASDGERGEEGGRRIGGGVAMHDLPSSTSVFRTASADADTELRARGQHGHGHGQQRDTERDSTRA from the exons ATGGACGTCCCCGTCGCGGCCAACACgctcggcatcctcggcgcc GTCTGCTGGTCCGTTCAG CTCATCCCGCAAATCGTCGTcaacgcgcggcggcaccacgcGACGGGCCTGCAGCCGAGCATGATGATGctgtgggcgtgggcgggcgtcccGCTCGGCGCGTACAACATCTCCGAGGGCTTCAACGTGGCGCTGCGGGTGCAGCCGCAGATCCTGACGGCGCTGAGCCTGGTGACGTGGGTGCAGTGCCGGCACTACCAGCGG AACTGGACCGTCCCGcgctccctcctcgccgccgcccccatcgccgccctcatggCCGGCACGCAAGCCGGCCTCATCCTCATGCTGCGCGCTCTGCGGCCCCTGGGCGTgacctggccgacgacgctcatGGCGGTGCTctcggcggtgctgctggcggcgggcgtgttgCGGCACTACTGGGACATTTACACGCACCGCACCGTGCGCGGCGTGTcgttcctcttcgtcgccatcgacgccgcgggcgacgtcttcAGCCTCGCGAGCGTCTTCTTCcagggcccgccgccggtcgaCGCCCTGGGCGTGGCCATTTACGCGACCGAATTTGTGCTCTGGCTGggggtgctggcggcgggggcgtgGTTTAACCTGAGGCCGTGGGTGCGTGCGAGGGGAGGTTTGtgctcgtcgtggtggtggtgggtgaaGAAGAGTCGGAGtgagaggcggcgaggggagggagaggatgatgctgacgatgatggcggggcATCGGATGGTGAGCGTGGAGAGgagggtgggaggaggaTAGGAGGAGGCGTGGCGATGCACgacttgccgtcgtcgacgtcggtgTTCCGCACGGCGTCTGCGGACGCGGACACGGAGCTGAGGGCCAGAGGGCagcacgggcacgggcacgggcagcagcgtgATACAGAGAGGGACAGCACACGGGCTTGA
- a CDS encoding uncharacterized protein (COG:S~EggNog:ENOG503NXIT~TransMembrane:5 (n4-12c16/17o26-43i55-77o89-109i121-141o153-174i)): MMMLWAWAGVPLGAYNISEGFNVALRVQPQILTALSLVTWVQCRHYQRNWTVPRSLLAAAPIAALMAGTQAGLILMLRALRPLGVTWPTTLMAVLSAVLLAAGVLRHYWDIYTHRTVRGVSFLFVAIDAAGDVFSLASVFFQGPPPVDALGVAIYATEFVLWLGVLAAGAWFNLRPWVRARGGLCSSWWWWVKKSRSERRRGEGEDDADDDGGASDGERGEEGGRRIGGGVAMHDLPSSTSVFRTASADADTELRARGQHGHGHGQQRDTERDSTRA; encoded by the exons ATGATGATGctgtgggcgtgggcgggcgtcccGCTCGGCGCGTACAACATCTCCGAGGGCTTCAACGTGGCGCTGCGGGTGCAGCCGCAGATCCTGACGGCGCTGAGCCTGGTGACGTGGGTGCAGTGCCGGCACTACCAGCGG AACTGGACCGTCCCGcgctccctcctcgccgccgcccccatcgccgccctcatggCCGGCACGCAAGCCGGCCTCATCCTCATGCTGCGCGCTCTGCGGCCCCTGGGCGTgacctggccgacgacgctcatGGCGGTGCTctcggcggtgctgctggcggcgggcgtgttgCGGCACTACTGGGACATTTACACGCACCGCACCGTGCGCGGCGTGTcgttcctcttcgtcgccatcgacgccgcgggcgacgtcttcAGCCTCGCGAGCGTCTTCTTCcagggcccgccgccggtcgaCGCCCTGGGCGTGGCCATTTACGCGACCGAATTTGTGCTCTGGCTGggggtgctggcggcgggggcgtgGTTTAACCTGAGGCCGTGGGTGCGTGCGAGGGGAGGTTTGtgctcgtcgtggtggtggtgggtgaaGAAGAGTCGGAGtgagaggcggcgaggggagggagaggatgatgctgacgatgatggcggggcATCGGATGGTGAGCGTGGAGAGgagggtgggaggaggaTAGGAGGAGGCGTGGCGATGCACgacttgccgtcgtcgacgtcggtgTTCCGCACGGCGTCTGCGGACGCGGACACGGAGCTGAGGGCCAGAGGGCagcacgggcacgggcacgggcagcagcgtgATACAGAGAGGGACAGCACACGGGCTTGA
- a CDS encoding uncharacterized protein (EggNog:ENOG503PRGB~TransMembrane:4 (i113-133o139-159i179-203o231-254i)), whose amino-acid sequence MAPETSTQTDTRAEAVSPVTSTATSTPPLSLPLPHQQQQQQPAHDHFAPAMPPKAAAQQQPYVMYPSSYGEHYVPYEQSRQADMLHQGAAAAQVVAPRIIVPETKSWRITKDVMHVLAMVISIAGIGIGISIARDSYSGLLGTLVSVPIFGVALIWSLAEMITRATTHWGPGIHPGAHVGVCLILWIAAVIAGGCCATVVGIADADCDSSYRSSYRYYDESCYYGRTRGRFLGLAILLLVLFVAEFVLFVGGCIDTHKRNKARAGAPVMIVAQPGMYPQAMMQQQQQQQQQQHPPQQPMSQQYFAPPQAYHPQQQYVAVPPPAEAPADHARTAPQDSEHARGKQPQGAQPGITEFYSPSGPGQAV is encoded by the exons ATGGCACCCGAGACGTCGACCCAGACCGACACCCGGGCCGAGGCCGTGTCGCCCGTCACGAGCACGGCGACAtctacgccgccgctgtcgctgccgctaccgcaccaacagcaacagcaacagcccgcGCACGACCACTTTGCCcccgcgatgccgcccaaggcggccgcccagcagcagccgtaCGTCATGTACCCGTCGTCGTACGGAGAGCACTACGTGCCCTACGAGCAGAGCCGGCAGGCCGACATGCTGCAtcagggcgccgccgccgcccaggtcgTGGCCCCGCGCATCATCGTCCCCGAGACCAAGTCGTGGCGCATCACAAAGGACGTCATGcacgtcctcgccatggTTATTAGCATTgcgggcatcggcatcggcatctcCATCGCCCGCGACAGCTACTCCGGCCTGCTGGGCACCCTCGTCAGCGTCCCCATT TTTGGCGTCGCCCTCATCTGGAGCCTCGCCGAGATGATCACCCGCGCCACCACGCACTGGGGCCCCGGCATCCATCCCGGCGCGCACGTGGGCGTGTGCCTGATCCTGTggatcgccgccgtcatcgcgggcggctgctgcgcgaccgtcgtgggcatcgccgacgccgactgCGACTCGTCGTACCGCAGCTCGTACCGCTACTACGACGAGAGCTGCTACTACGGCAGGACGCGCGGGCggttcctcggcctcgccatcctgcTCCTGGTGCTCTTCGTGGCCGAgttcgtcctcttcgtcggcggctgcaTCGACACGCACAAGCGCAAcaaggcccgcgccggcgcgcccgtCATGATTGTCGCCCAGCCCGGCATGTACCCGCAGGCcatgatgcagcagcagcagcagcagcagcagcagcagcatccacCCCAACAGCCCATGTCCCAGCAGTACTTTGCGCCTCCGCAGGCGTAccacccgcagcagcagtatgtcgccgtgccgccccccgcggaggcgccggcggaccATGCCCGTACCGCGCCCCAGGACTCCGAGCACGCCCGGGGCAAGCAGCCTCAGGGAGCGCAGCCGGGCATTACCGAGTTTTACTCGCCATCGGGGCCCGGCCAGGCGGTGTGA
- the SEC11 gene encoding Signal peptidase I (TransMembrane:3 (o12-29i131-147o153-169i)~MEROPS:MER0000602~COG:U~EggNog:ENOG503P0U2), with protein MLSALQNPRQAAAQLLNFALILSTAFMMWKGLSVATDSPSPIVVVLSGSMEPAFQRGDLLLLWNRNIWEETAVGEVVVYNVKDKDIPIVHRVVRKFGTGDKAKLLTKGDNNVADDTDLYARGQDYLERKDIIGSVYGYVPFVGYVTIMLSEHPWLKTVMLGIMGLLVVLQRE; from the exons ATGTTGTCGGCCTTGCAAAACCcgcggcaggccgccgcgcagctgTTAAACTTTGCCCTCATCCTCTCGACGGCGTTTATG ATGTGGAAGGGCCTCTCCGTCGCGACcgactcgccctcgcccatcgtcgtcgtcctgtcCGGCTCCATGGAACCCGCCTTTCAGcgcggcgacctgctgcttctgTGGAACCGCAACATCtgggaggagacggcggtcGGCGAGGTGGTCGTCTACAacgtcaaggacaaggacattCCGATTGTGCACCGCGTGGTGCGCAAGTTTGGCACGGG ggacaaggccaagctgctcACAAAGGGCGACAacaacgtcgccgacgacacggacCTATACGCGCGCGGGCAGGACTACCTCGAGCGCAAGGACATCATCGGGAGCGTGTACGGCTACGTGCCGTTTGTGGGGTACGTGACGATTATGCTGTCGGAGCACCCGTGGCTCAAGACGGTGATGCTGGGCATCATGggcctgctggtggtgctgcaaCGGGAATGA
- a CDS encoding uncharacterized protein (EggNog:ENOG503P72D): protein MSEGNQSQQPSLVGGHVQYAKGAAEVTIGGLTGSQPWKVSGEQDKAAGIAAMQKAGEKRDPNKGYGKAEEIAGKWTGCEGMQKEGAASKTHQE from the exons ATGTCCGAGGGCAACCAATCCCAGCAGCCAAGCCTCGTAGGAGGCCATGTCCAGTACGCaaagggcgccgccgag GTCACCATCGGTGGACTCACTGGCTCGCAGCCGTGGAAGGTGTCGGGCGAACAGGACAAGGCCgcgggcatcgccgccatgcaAAAGGCAGGAGAGAAGCGCGACCCCAATAAGGGTTACGGGAAGGCCGAGGAGATTGCCGGCAAGTGGACGGGGTGCGAGGGCATGCAGAAGGAGGGCGCGGCCAGCAAGACGCACCAGGAGTGA
- a CDS encoding uncharacterized protein (EggNog:ENOG503P36W~TransMembrane:6 (i38-60o72-92i134-157o208-233i245-265o285-309i)) has translation MQDMPSPSVFVPEPPLTCPQPVFLRASHSPWRFIPQNILVILRGLVLAYLVATSVMIGHFKLNVEVDETTKFKHLFSFTMVAHVLVFLYHLITWAWTFTHLYHPDHHAVRGGVESLVVRAMSLPRNMGSLRKQFYFTLFFSTSTVFSFMNAVIYWFVTRAHEAGGEDAIVTAAVTGLDVLATPGKEAGALLATQMPEQPFSDLFGEGWFKAFVILTLHAINPLIMTTEILFFNSIKRPFALGSHFVGLMAMSGLYLGWAAIGKALTGEFPFFWLDEEEVGSKEAVTTYCIGFVFLSQILYILMQGFIYIREGLTKSIQGAEGSDGALHS, from the exons ATGCAAGACATGCCCTCTCCCTCTGTTTTTGTGCCTGAGCCGCCGCTGACCTGTCCGCAGCCCGTGTTCCTCCGTGCCAGCCACTCGCCATGGAGGTTCATCCCTCAAAATATCCTCGTTATTCTACGAGGTCTGGTGCTCGCCTACCTAGTGGCCACGTCGGTCATGATTGGTCACTTCAAGCTCAATGTCGAGGTGGATGAGACGACCAAGTTCAAGCACCTCTTCAGCTTCACCATGGTCGCTCATGTGCTGGTCTTTCTCTACCACCTCATCACCTGG GCGTGGACCTTTACCCATCTCTATCACCCCGACCACCACGCTGTTCGAGGCGGAGTCGAGTCGCTGGTCGTCCGCGCCATGTCTCTTCCTCGCAACATGGGAAGCCTCCGCAAGCAATTCTACTTTACGTTGTTCTTCTCGACGTccaccgtcttctccttCATGAACGCGGTCATCTACTGGTTCGTCACCCGTGCCCACGAGGCGGGTGGCGAAGACGCCATtgtcacggccgccgtcactGGACTGGATGTGCTTGCGACGCCCGGcaaggaggccggcgccctcTTGGCTACTCAGATGCCAGAACAGCCCT TCAGCGACCTCTTCGGTGAGGGATGGTTCAAGGCCTTTGTCATCCTGACGCTGCACGCCATCAACCCGCTCATCATGACGACTGAGATTCTCTTCTTCAACAGCATCAAGCGACCCTTT GCCCTTGGATCCCACTTTGTTGGCCTCATGGCCATGTCTGGCCTCTATCTTGGTTGGGCCGCAATCGGCAAGGCCCTGACGGGCGAGTTCCCCTTCTTctggctcgacgaggaggaggtagGGTCCAAGGAGGCTGTGACCACGTACTGCATCGGCTTCGTGTTCTTGTCGCAGATCT TGTACATCTTGATGCAGGGCTTCATCTACATCCGGGAGGGCCTGACCAAGTCGAtccagggcgccgagggctcCGATGGGGCGCTTCACTCTTGA
- a CDS encoding uncharacterized protein (COG:S~EggNog:ENOG503NZQM) translates to MFKRSFRSQDQGSSRVDKTARLKKQAAAAARDHTKLSRLQRSLTEREDVYAPPRKVTATSSSSASATATPSPIVTLTVGREGRLFAAHEDVLRQSPFFEAACRGGHFPDAQSRRISLPDEEPEVFSAVLEYLYKGDYYPRLLHDRQRNSWDLEDRPSRTTPQASPKTPQHHPDHQHHGGHRAPEATVYLVSAGAEVLRDTVIYCAADRYGLEELKRLALRKQGLQAGIDVGTILRSAQYAYAHTPDSDSRLRAHYLALIIRCRKTFKRSGTMQAEMEAGGSKLFFDLFVAMCNHLDDVIDVSNARTPKTV, encoded by the coding sequence ATGTTTAAGCGCTCGTTCCGGTCGCAGGACCAGGGCAGTAGCCGTGTCGACAAGACTGCGAGGCTAAAGAAGCaggcggctgccgccgcgcgggatCACACGAAGCTGTCGAGACTGCAGAGGTCGCTCACCGAGCGGGAGGACGTCTACGCGCCCCCCCGCAAGGTGACggcaacatcgtcgtcgtcggcctcggccacggcgacgccttCGCCCATCGTGACCCTCACCGTGGGCCGCGAGGGCAGGCTCTTTGCAGCGCACGAGGACGTGCTCCGCCAGTCGCCCTTTTTCGAGGCGGCCTGTCGAGGCGGTCACTTCCCCGACGCGCAGAGCAGGAGGATTTCCCTacccgacgaggagcccgagGTCTTCTCCGCCGTACTCGAGTATCTCTACAAGGGCGACTACTACCCGCGCCTGTTGCACGACAGGCAGCGCAACTCTTGGGATCTCGAGGACCGCCCGTCGCGGACGACGCCCCAGGCATCCCCCAAAACCCCGCAACACCACCCCGACCATCAACACCACGGTGGCCACCGCGCCCCCGAGGCGACCGTCTACCTcgtcagcgccggcgccgaggtgctcCGCGACACAGTCATCTACTGCGCCGCGGACCGCtacggcctcgaggagctcaagcgTCTGGCCCTGCGCAAGCAGGGGCTGCaggccggcatcgacgtcggaACCATCCTGCGCTCCGCCCAGTACGCCTACGCTCACACGCCCGACTCGGACAGCCGCCTCCGCGCTCACTacctcgccctcatcatccGCTGCCGCAAGACGTTTAAGCGTAGCGGCACCATGCAGGCTGAGAtggaggccggcggcagcaagctCTTCTTCGACCTGTTTGTCGCCATGTGCaaccacctcgacgacgtcatTGACGTGAGCAACGCGCGCACGCCCAAGACGGTCTGA
- a CDS encoding uncharacterized protein (COG:S~EggNog:ENOG503P45T): METPFSIAANPDTDVWKKPPKHDVFNAPYLTHSRRLTTAFRSASLTFACPYATQFDQAGLLFIFHPPSSHLPFPANNIKAPTDVPAHRKWIKAGVELFDGAPRLSTVCCDNWADWSVASLPRPAAVSSSSSSSRTATATTTTTTAARGEQGEQGDADAAVAEILAGQRPVTITVEREKSDSGCCLWVYHVDAATGARTPMREINWPYGEPAGPGWELEVAAAVARPSKTAGGKLEATFTEFVVDWA; encoded by the exons ATGGAGACGCCCTTtagcatcgccgccaaccccgACACGGACGTGTGGAAGAAGCCGCCCAAGCACGACGTCTTTAACG CACCCTACCTCACCCACTCGCGCCGCCTCACCACCGCCTTCCGCTCCGCCTCCCTCACCTTCGCCTGCCCCTACGCCACCCAGTTCGACCAGGCCGGCCTCCTCTTCATCTTCcacccgccctcctcccacctCCCCTTCCCCGCCAACAACATCAAGGCCCCGACCGACGTCCCCGCCCACCGCAAGTGGatcaaggccggcgtcgagctcttTGACGGCGCCCCCCGCCTCAGCACCGTCTGCTGCGACAACTGGGCCGACTGGAGCGTCGCCTCGCTTCCTCGGCCCGCTGCcgtttcttcttcttcttcttcttctcgtaCTGCAActgctaccaccaccactaccaccgcAGCTAGAGGGGAACAAGGGGAACAAGGGGATGCCgacgcagccgtcgccgaaATCCTCGCCGGCCAAAGAcccgtcaccatcaccgtcgagCGCGAAAAGTCCGACTCGGGCTGCTGCCTGTGGGTCtaccacgtcgacgccgccacgggcgcccGCACGCCCATGCGCGAGATCAACTGGCCCTACGGCGAGCCCGCGGGGCCCGGCTGGGAGCtcgaggtggcggccgccgtggcccggcCTTCCAAGACGGCGGGTGGGAAGCTCGAGGCGACTTTCACTGAGTTTGTCGTCGACTGGGCGTAG
- a CDS encoding uncharacterized protein (SECRETED:SignalP(1-20~SECRETED:cutsite=CLG-LE~SECRETED:prob=0.8409)) codes for MRRIWFIALAGCLMQECCLGLEADRPVAGEPVATFSPVGPGKALQFKVNIICSPVNRQEHLIWQPANMFCVPPHAECLGQYHKYTFKAHVPRQRVDQCRKFCRCLPVNSLTRYPPLDEDYVRNPYRVRPERPALGKWKPRESSDAVIPTRTAVKDTAPSPSCSETVQMTASGLPR; via the exons ATGCGACGCATTTGGTTCATAGCCCTCGCCGGGTGCTTGATGCAAGAGTGCTGCCTTGGCTTAGAAGCAGACAGGCCagtcgcgggcgagccggTGGCCACGTTCTCTCCCGTCGGGCCCGGCAAGGCGTTGCAATTCAAGGTCAACATCATCTGCTCGCCCGTCAACCGGCAGGAACACCTCATctggcagccagccaacaTGTTCTGCGTGCCGCCTCACGCGGAGTGCCTCGGCCAGTATCACAAGTACACGTTCAAGGCACATGTCCCGCGGCAGAGGGTGGACCAGTGTCGCAAAttctgccgctgcctccccGTCAACAGCTTAACTCGTTAT ccTCCGCTGGACGAGGACTACGTACGGAATCCATATAGGGTGAGGCCTGAGCGCCCGGCGCTGGGCAAGTGGAAGCCGCGAGAAAGCTCTGATGCGGTGATCCCAACTCGGACGGCGGTGAAGGACACGGCGCCTTCTCCGAGCTGCTCCGAGACGGTACAGATGACGGCTAGTGGACTTCCGcgttga
- a CDS encoding uncharacterized protein (EggNog:ENOG503NY9X~COG:G), translating into MAFLLRHFFPKNPSFGYEALRAAGYANCGAADIAEVIAICSLIKSGDEDGWQREWRRAADRAVANAKTSLANGNGPGARDALLRASNYYRTAEFYLREDPFNDGKSKELAQLSSQAFYSAADLMPHATERISIPYEETTLPGTLMRPDKSGDPRPTIIVNGGFDSTREELGYAVAAAGAALELGFNVLAFDGPGQGEALREQRLCFRADWERVLSPVVDYTLSQTWSDNDRLVVMGVSMGGYLVARAAAFERRAAALILNDGVYDFGSAFRRETPALGRFLIRHGWDGTMNSLIRLYMRWDTGFRWGILNGKWVFGVGSEVDVLRAVESYTLEMAAEEEKEGQGERLVDRIKTPVLVLDAPDDHFLQGQPRELFDRLSCDKVFAQLTREEGASAHCHMGSGSRLNQVIFDYLLPRLGMSSGCREGGGISRASG; encoded by the coding sequence ATGGCATTCTTACTGAGGCACTTCTTCCCCAAGAACCCATCCTTTGGGTACGAGGCCCTGCGAGCCGCCGGGTACGCCaactgcggcgccgcagacaTCGCGGAAGTCATCGCCATCTGCTCCCTCATCAAgtccggcgacgaggacggctgGCAGCGCGAATGGAGGCGAgccgccgaccgcgccgtcgccaatgCCAAAACGAGCCTGGCCAATGGCAACGGGCCCGGCGCCAGAGACGCGCTTTTGCGCGCCTCCAACTACTACCGCACGGCCGAGTTCTACCTTCGCGAGGACCCTTTCAACGACGGCAAGTCCAAAgagctcgcgcagctcagcAGCCAGGCCTTTtactcggcggcggacctcATGCCGCACGCGACAGAGAGGATCAGCATCCCGTACGAGGAGACCACGCTGCCGGGCACGCTGATGCGTCCGGACAAGAGCGGCGACCCGAGACCGACTAtcatcgtcaacggcggGTTCGATTCGACacgcgaggagctcggctacgcggtcgcggcggcgggcgcggccctcgagctgggcTTTAACGTGCTCGCCTTTGACGGGCCGGGacagggcgaggcgctgcgcgagcagaGACTGTGCTTCCGGGCCGACTGGGAAAGGGTCCTGTCCCCCGTGGTGGACTATACGCTGTCGCAGACATGGTCGGACAACGACaggctcgtcgtcatgggcgtCAGCATGGGCGGCTACCtggtcgcgcgcgcggcggcgtttgagcgccgcgccgccgcgctcatcCTCAACGATGGCGTGTACGACTTTGGCAGCGCGTTTCGCAGGGAGACGCCCGCCCTGGGGAGGTTCCTGATCCGGCACGGCTGGGACGGCACCATGAACTCGCTCATTCGACTGTATATGCGCTGGGACACGGGGTTCAGATGGGGCATCCTGAACGGCAAATGGGTCTTTGGCGTGGGCTCCGAGGTGGAtgtcctgcgcgccgtcgagagcTACACGCTtgagatggcggcggaggaagagaaagaaggACAAGGGGAGAGGCTGGTGGACCGGATAAAGACGCCGgtgctcgtgctcgacgcgccGGACGACCACTTCCTCCAGGGCCAGCCGAGGGAGCTGTTTGACCGTCTGTCGTGCGACAAGGTGTTTGCCCAACTGACGAGGGAAGAGGGTGCGAGCGCCCACTGCCACATGGGATCGGGGTCGAGGCTGAACCAGGTCATATTCGACTACCTGCTCCCGCGCCTGGGCATGTCGTCGGGCTGTCGGGAGGGTGGTGGTATTTCTAGGGCCTCCGGGTAG